One region of Drosophila teissieri strain GT53w chromosome 2L, Prin_Dtei_1.1, whole genome shotgun sequence genomic DNA includes:
- the LOC122613469 gene encoding sodium/potassium-transporting ATPase subunit beta-1 yields the protein MSKNNGKGEFEFPQPAKKQTLSEMIYDPQEGTFFGRTGKNWSQLLLFYTIFYIVLAALFTICMQGLLATVSETEPKWKLHDSLIGTNPGLGFRPLSEQTERGSVIAFDGKKPAEGDYWIELIDDFLRDYNHTEGRDMKHCGFGQVLDPTDVCVVNTELFGGCSKANNYGYKTNQPCIFLKLNKIFGWIPEVYENGEKTMPDDLKKVINETKKEERQQVWVSCNGHMGKDKEHFQDIRYFPSQGFPSYYYPLLNQPGYLSPLVAVQFNSPPNGQMLDVECRAWAKNIKYSGSARDRQGSVTFQILLD from the exons ATGTCAAAGAATAACGGAAAGGGCGAATTCGAATTCCCGCAGCCAGCGAAGAAGCAAACCTTATCGGAAATGATCTACGATCCCCAGGAAGGCACCTTCTTCGGACGCACCGGCAAAAACTGGA GTCAGCTACTGCTGTTCTACACAATCTTCTACATCGTGCTGGCCGCCCTCTTCACCATTTGCATGCAGGGTCTCCTGGCCACCGTCAGCGAAACGGAACCCAAGTGGAAGCTGCACGACTCGCTGATAGGCACCAATCCCGGCCTGGGATTCCGTCCCTTGAGCGAGCAGACCGAGCGAGGATCGGTGATCGCCTTCGATGGCAAGAAGCCGGCCGAGGGCGATTACTGGATCGAGCTGATTGATGACTTCCTCCGGG ACTACAACCACACCGAGGGACGGGACATGAAGCACTGCGGCTTCGGTCAGGTGCTCGATCCCACGGATGTGTGCGTGGTGAACACGGAATTGTTTGGCGGCTGCTCGAAGGCCAATAACTACGGCTACAAGACGAACCAGCCCTGCATATTCCTGAAGCTGAATAAGATCTTTGGCTGGATCCCGGAAGTGTACGAAAATGGGGAGAAGACCATGCCGGATGATCTGAAGAAGGTGATCAACGAGACGAAAAAGGAGGAG CGGCAGCAGGTTTGGGTGAGCTGCAACGGTCACATGGGCAAGGACAAGGAGCACTTCCAGGACATCCGCTACTTCCCCAGCCAAGGTTTCCCAAGCTACTACTATCCGTTACTGAACCAGCCGGGTTACCTGAGTCCCCTGGTGGCCGTGCAGTTCAACTCGCCGCCCAATGGTCAAATGCTGGACGTGGAGTGCCGCGCCTGGGCCAAGAACATTAAGTACAGCGGCAGTGCCCGCGATCGCCAGGGCTCAGTGACCTTCCAGATCCTCCTGGACTAA